A genomic segment from Candidatus Neomarinimicrobiota bacterium encodes:
- the leuS gene encoding leucine--tRNA ligase, which translates to MSRYDHKSIEKKWQDYWEKNGLFNAAEDPGKKKYYVLDMFPYPSAAGLHVGHPLGYIATDIVARHKRMCGLNVLHPMGWDAFGLPAEQYALQTGTHPSSTTAKNIANFRRQIKMLGLSYDWDREINTTDPGYYKWTQWIFLQLFKKGLAYEARVPVNWCPQLGTVLANEEVIDGKSERGGYPVYRVPMRQWMLKITKYAESLLEGLDQLDWPDSVKELQRNWIGRAEGDDVVFELPSISDSLIVFTTRPDTLFGATYMVLAPEHPMVGKLTVGQREKAVDAYLKSSARKSERVRTDLAEEKTGVFLGSHAINPVNGARVPVWISDYVLMTYGTGAIMAVPAHDQRDWEFARKYHLPIVEVVKGGDIRKEAYEDIEGGKVVNSTTPDGSFSIDGLSVEEAKKKIIGWLEKTGKGKYRINYKLRDWLFSRQRYWGEPFPIVHVGGEARGIPEGDLPVELPALENYEPSGTGESPLASSEEWVNITVDGEPGVRETNTMPQWAGSSWYYLRYLDPHNREKGWDPEKEQYWMPVDLYVGGQEHAVLHLLYARFWHHVLHDLGYVSTSEPFKKLFNQGMILGEDGQKMSKSRNNVINPDEIVNEYGADSMRLFEMFMGPLEKSKPWSTSGLQGCYRFLNRLWKMFVDEK; encoded by the coding sequence ATGTCAAGATACGATCATAAGTCCATTGAAAAGAAATGGCAGGATTACTGGGAGAAAAACGGACTGTTCAATGCGGCTGAAGATCCAGGTAAGAAGAAGTACTATGTACTTGACATGTTTCCCTACCCATCGGCGGCAGGTCTTCATGTGGGCCATCCTCTCGGATATATAGCCACTGATATTGTTGCCAGACATAAAAGAATGTGCGGGCTCAACGTGCTCCACCCTATGGGATGGGATGCCTTCGGTCTGCCGGCCGAACAGTATGCCCTCCAGACGGGAACCCATCCATCGTCAACGACGGCAAAGAATATCGCCAACTTTCGAAGACAGATCAAGATGTTGGGCTTGTCATACGACTGGGACAGGGAAATCAATACGACGGATCCAGGATACTACAAATGGACCCAGTGGATTTTCCTTCAGCTTTTCAAGAAGGGACTCGCCTACGAGGCGAGGGTTCCAGTGAACTGGTGTCCCCAACTGGGTACCGTTCTTGCAAACGAGGAGGTGATTGACGGCAAATCGGAACGAGGTGGGTACCCCGTCTACCGAGTTCCCATGCGCCAATGGATGCTGAAGATCACAAAGTACGCAGAAAGTCTACTCGAGGGACTGGATCAATTGGATTGGCCGGACAGCGTAAAAGAGCTTCAACGGAATTGGATAGGACGTGCCGAGGGAGATGATGTAGTTTTTGAACTTCCAAGCATAAGTGACTCTCTTATTGTATTTACCACCCGACCGGATACCTTGTTTGGAGCCACATACATGGTGCTAGCGCCGGAGCACCCGATGGTAGGGAAACTTACGGTTGGTCAGAGAGAAAAGGCCGTGGATGCGTATCTGAAGTCATCTGCCCGGAAATCAGAGAGAGTGAGGACCGATCTGGCGGAGGAGAAAACGGGAGTCTTCCTCGGGTCACATGCAATCAATCCGGTGAATGGAGCCCGAGTACCCGTGTGGATTTCGGACTACGTCCTCATGACATACGGAACGGGGGCGATCATGGCCGTTCCCGCGCACGACCAGAGGGACTGGGAATTCGCCAGGAAGTATCATCTTCCCATTGTTGAAGTGGTAAAGGGAGGCGACATCAGGAAGGAGGCGTACGAGGATATTGAGGGGGGAAAGGTGGTCAATTCCACTACCCCTGACGGCTCCTTCAGCATTGACGGACTTTCCGTGGAGGAGGCAAAGAAGAAAATCATCGGCTGGTTGGAGAAGACCGGGAAAGGGAAGTACCGGATCAACTACAAACTTAGAGACTGGCTTTTTTCCAGGCAGCGATACTGGGGGGAACCTTTTCCCATTGTTCATGTTGGGGGTGAGGCGCGAGGTATCCCCGAAGGGGACTTACCCGTGGAGCTGCCGGCTCTCGAGAACTATGAGCCGTCTGGCACGGGGGAGTCGCCCCTGGCATCATCAGAGGAGTGGGTCAATATTACCGTTGACGGAGAACCGGGTGTACGAGAAACCAATACCATGCCCCAGTGGGCAGGGTCAAGCTGGTACTACCTCAGGTATCTCGATCCTCACAACCGTGAGAAGGGGTGGGATCCAGAGAAGGAGCAATACTGGATGCCCGTTGATTTGTACGTGGGCGGACAGGAGCATGCCGTTTTACATCTGCTCTACGCACGATTCTGGCATCATGTCCTGCATGATCTGGGATATGTATCCACGAGTGAACCTTTCAAGAAACTTTTCAACCAGGGAATGATTCTCGGTGAAGATGGCCAAAAAATGAGCAAATCCAGGAACAACGTGATCAATCCGGACGAGATTGTGAATGAGTATG